Proteins encoded together in one Chelonoidis abingdonii isolate Lonesome George chromosome 1, CheloAbing_2.0, whole genome shotgun sequence window:
- the TEF gene encoding thyrotroph embryonic factor isoform X4, with protein MPGRATRQEAAAGSAGAAASPQQERSLAGAFPLVLKKLMENPPRDARLDKEKEKEKLEEDEAAAASTMAVSASLMPPIWDKTIPYDGESFHLEYMDLDEFLLENGIPSSPAHLGLNQNPLLPVAELEGKELASASAASPPSSSSTVVFQPSEAASGTESSPESERETPSPVDPDCIEIDVNFNPDPADLVLSSVPGGELFNPRKHKFAEEDLKPQPMIKKAKKVFVPDEQKDEKYWTRRKKNNVAAKRSRDARRLKENQITIRAAFLEKENTALRTEVAELRKEVGKCKNIVSKYETRYGPFDLSDSE; from the exons ATGCCCGGCCGCGCCACGCGCCAGGAGGCAGCAGCGGGGAGCGCGGGGGCGGCCGCCTCCCCGCAGCAGGAGCGGAGCCTGGCGGGCGCCTTCCCGCTCGTGCTGAAGAAGCTGATGGAGAATCCTCCGCGGGACGCGCGCCTCG ataaagaaaaggagaaggaaaaactcGAGGAGGatgaagcagcagctgccagcaccaTGGCAGTCTCTGCCTCCCTCATGCCTCCCATCTGGGACAAAACCATCCCTTATGATGGGGAATCTTTCCACCTGGAGTACATGGATCTGGATGAGTTCCTCCTGGAGAACgggatcccttccagccctgctcacctAGGCTTGAACCAGAACCCGCTCCTGCCTGTGGCTGAGCTGGAAGGAAAAGAGCTTGCCAGTGCatctgctgcctctcctccctcctcatctTCCACTGTAGTTTTCCAACCATCTGAAGCTGCCTCCGGCACAG AATCCTccccagagagtgagagagagactccGAGCCCCGTTGATCCAGACTGCATTGAGATTGATGTGAACTTTAATCCTGACCCTGCTGATTTAGTGCTCTCTAGCGTGCCCGGTGGTGAGCTCTTCAATCCTCGGAAGCACAAGTTTGCTGAAGAGGACCTGAAACCACAGCCCATGATTAAAAAGGCCAAGAAGGTTTTTGTCCCAGATGAGCAAAAG GATGAAAAATATTGGACAAGGCGAAAGAAGAACAATGTGGCAGCAAAGCGTTCCCGCGACGCTCGGCGACTGAAAGAGAATCAGATCACAATCCGAGCAGCCTTCTTGGAGAAGGAGAACACTGCCCTCAGGACAGAGGTGGCAGAGCTGCGCAAGGAAGTGGGGAAATGCAAGAACATTGTCTCTAAATATGAGACCAGATACGGACCCTT TGACTTATCTGATTCCGAGTGA
- the TEF gene encoding thyrotroph embryonic factor isoform X2 yields the protein MSGCDNLGVPPAMDFPEVLKSLLEYSLPWADTRSDKEKEKEKLEEDEAAAASTMAVSASLMPPIWDKTIPYDGESFHLEYMDLDEFLLENGIPSSPAHLGLNQNPLLPVAELEGKELASASAASPPSSSSTVVFQPSEAASGTESSPESERETPSPVDPDCIEIDVNFNPDPADLVLSSVPGGELFNPRKHKFAEEDLKPQPMIKKAKKVFVPDEQKDEKYWTRRKKNNVAAKRSRDARRLKENQITIRAAFLEKENTALRTEVAELRKEVGKCKNIVSKYETRYGPFDLSDSE from the exons ATGTCCGGCTGCGACAACCTCGGCGTCCCGCCTGCCATGGACTTTCCCGAAGTGCTGAAGTCCCTGCTGGAGTACTCCTTGCCCTGGGCCGACACCCGCTCAG ataaagaaaaggagaaggaaaaactcGAGGAGGatgaagcagcagctgccagcaccaTGGCAGTCTCTGCCTCCCTCATGCCTCCCATCTGGGACAAAACCATCCCTTATGATGGGGAATCTTTCCACCTGGAGTACATGGATCTGGATGAGTTCCTCCTGGAGAACgggatcccttccagccctgctcacctAGGCTTGAACCAGAACCCGCTCCTGCCTGTGGCTGAGCTGGAAGGAAAAGAGCTTGCCAGTGCatctgctgcctctcctccctcctcatctTCCACTGTAGTTTTCCAACCATCTGAAGCTGCCTCCGGCACAG AATCCTccccagagagtgagagagagactccGAGCCCCGTTGATCCAGACTGCATTGAGATTGATGTGAACTTTAATCCTGACCCTGCTGATTTAGTGCTCTCTAGCGTGCCCGGTGGTGAGCTCTTCAATCCTCGGAAGCACAAGTTTGCTGAAGAGGACCTGAAACCACAGCCCATGATTAAAAAGGCCAAGAAGGTTTTTGTCCCAGATGAGCAAAAG GATGAAAAATATTGGACAAGGCGAAAGAAGAACAATGTGGCAGCAAAGCGTTCCCGCGACGCTCGGCGACTGAAAGAGAATCAGATCACAATCCGAGCAGCCTTCTTGGAGAAGGAGAACACTGCCCTCAGGACAGAGGTGGCAGAGCTGCGCAAGGAAGTGGGGAAATGCAAGAACATTGTCTCTAAATATGAGACCAGATACGGACCCTT TGACTTATCTGATTCCGAGTGA
- the TEF gene encoding thyrotroph embryonic factor isoform X3 has protein sequence MSGCDNLGVPPAMDFPEVLKSLLEYSLPWADTRSDKEKEKEKLEEDEAAAASTMAVSASLMPPIWDKTIPYDGESFHLEYMDLDEFLLENGIPSSPAHLGLNQNPLLPVAELEGKELASASAASPPSSSSTVVFQPSEAASGTESSPESERETPSPVDPDCIEIDVNFNPDPADLVLSSVPGGELFNPRKHKFAEEDLKPQPMIKKAKKVFVPDEQKDEKYWTRRKKNNVAAKRSRDARRLKENQITIRAAFLEKENTALRTEVAELRKEVGKCKNIVSKYETRYGPL, from the exons ATGTCCGGCTGCGACAACCTCGGCGTCCCGCCTGCCATGGACTTTCCCGAAGTGCTGAAGTCCCTGCTGGAGTACTCCTTGCCCTGGGCCGACACCCGCTCAG ataaagaaaaggagaaggaaaaactcGAGGAGGatgaagcagcagctgccagcaccaTGGCAGTCTCTGCCTCCCTCATGCCTCCCATCTGGGACAAAACCATCCCTTATGATGGGGAATCTTTCCACCTGGAGTACATGGATCTGGATGAGTTCCTCCTGGAGAACgggatcccttccagccctgctcacctAGGCTTGAACCAGAACCCGCTCCTGCCTGTGGCTGAGCTGGAAGGAAAAGAGCTTGCCAGTGCatctgctgcctctcctccctcctcatctTCCACTGTAGTTTTCCAACCATCTGAAGCTGCCTCCGGCACAG AATCCTccccagagagtgagagagagactccGAGCCCCGTTGATCCAGACTGCATTGAGATTGATGTGAACTTTAATCCTGACCCTGCTGATTTAGTGCTCTCTAGCGTGCCCGGTGGTGAGCTCTTCAATCCTCGGAAGCACAAGTTTGCTGAAGAGGACCTGAAACCACAGCCCATGATTAAAAAGGCCAAGAAGGTTTTTGTCCCAGATGAGCAAAAG GATGAAAAATATTGGACAAGGCGAAAGAAGAACAATGTGGCAGCAAAGCGTTCCCGCGACGCTCGGCGACTGAAAGAGAATCAGATCACAATCCGAGCAGCCTTCTTGGAGAAGGAGAACACTGCCCTCAGGACAGAGGTGGCAGAGCTGCGCAAGGAAGTGGGGAAATGCAAGAACATTGTCTCTAAATATGAGACCAGATACGGACCCTTGTAA
- the TEF gene encoding thyrotroph embryonic factor isoform X1, which yields MPGRATRQEAAAGSAGAAASPQQERSLAGAFPLVLKKLMENPPRDARLDKEKEKEKLEEDEAAAASTMAVSASLMPPIWDKTIPYDGESFHLEYMDLDEFLLENGIPSSPAHLGLNQNPLLPVAELEGKELASASAASPPSSSSTVVFQPSEAASGTESSPESERETPSPVDPDCIEIDVNFNPDPADLVLSSVPGGELFNPRKHKFAEEDLKPQPMIKKAKKVFVPDEQKDEKYWTRRKKNNVAAKRSRDARRLKENQITIRAAFLEKENTALRTEVAELRKEVGKCKNIVSKYETRYGPL from the exons ATGCCCGGCCGCGCCACGCGCCAGGAGGCAGCAGCGGGGAGCGCGGGGGCGGCCGCCTCCCCGCAGCAGGAGCGGAGCCTGGCGGGCGCCTTCCCGCTCGTGCTGAAGAAGCTGATGGAGAATCCTCCGCGGGACGCGCGCCTCG ataaagaaaaggagaaggaaaaactcGAGGAGGatgaagcagcagctgccagcaccaTGGCAGTCTCTGCCTCCCTCATGCCTCCCATCTGGGACAAAACCATCCCTTATGATGGGGAATCTTTCCACCTGGAGTACATGGATCTGGATGAGTTCCTCCTGGAGAACgggatcccttccagccctgctcacctAGGCTTGAACCAGAACCCGCTCCTGCCTGTGGCTGAGCTGGAAGGAAAAGAGCTTGCCAGTGCatctgctgcctctcctccctcctcatctTCCACTGTAGTTTTCCAACCATCTGAAGCTGCCTCCGGCACAG AATCCTccccagagagtgagagagagactccGAGCCCCGTTGATCCAGACTGCATTGAGATTGATGTGAACTTTAATCCTGACCCTGCTGATTTAGTGCTCTCTAGCGTGCCCGGTGGTGAGCTCTTCAATCCTCGGAAGCACAAGTTTGCTGAAGAGGACCTGAAACCACAGCCCATGATTAAAAAGGCCAAGAAGGTTTTTGTCCCAGATGAGCAAAAG GATGAAAAATATTGGACAAGGCGAAAGAAGAACAATGTGGCAGCAAAGCGTTCCCGCGACGCTCGGCGACTGAAAGAGAATCAGATCACAATCCGAGCAGCCTTCTTGGAGAAGGAGAACACTGCCCTCAGGACAGAGGTGGCAGAGCTGCGCAAGGAAGTGGGGAAATGCAAGAACATTGTCTCTAAATATGAGACCAGATACGGACCCTTGTAA